A window from Lentisphaera araneosa HTCC2155 encodes these proteins:
- a CDS encoding RNA polymerase sigma factor: MFLNFIGTKNRMKESNNTRHTLLHKLQHSEGDEYWEEFVNSYEGYIYLVIRNMGINPSTCEDLLQDVLLKLWKSLSDFKYEREKCRFRTWLCVIIRNTVYNYVQSKAARNKQQDVNFEQVAESIKLITQPEIDKIAEVEWKSFLSNKAWESIKDDFSPKAVQVFEASLDEDDNKVLSEKFGITPNVVRVYKSRIRNVLLKEITRLNFELGG, translated from the coding sequence ATGTTTTTAAACTTCATAGGCACAAAAAATCGCATGAAAGAATCCAATAATACTCGTCACACACTTTTGCACAAATTGCAGCACTCTGAGGGTGATGAGTATTGGGAAGAGTTTGTCAATTCATACGAAGGCTACATCTATCTCGTTATTCGCAATATGGGCATTAATCCGAGTACTTGTGAAGACCTTTTGCAGGACGTCCTACTTAAGCTCTGGAAATCACTTTCCGATTTTAAATATGAAAGAGAAAAATGCCGTTTCCGTACTTGGCTATGCGTCATTATTCGCAACACAGTTTATAACTACGTTCAATCCAAAGCCGCGCGCAACAAGCAGCAGGATGTCAATTTTGAACAAGTTGCCGAATCCATCAAACTCATTACTCAACCTGAGATCGATAAGATCGCCGAAGTCGAATGGAAGAGTTTCCTCTCCAATAAAGCTTGGGAGAGTATTAAAGATGACTTTTCTCCCAAAGCCGTGCAGGTTTTTGAGGCCTCACTCGATGAAGATGATAATAAAGTCCTTTCCGAGAAGTTTGGTATTACCCCCAATGTCGTCCGCGTTTATAAATCTCGCATTCGCAATGTCTTGCTCAAAGAAATCACGCGCCTCAACTTTGAGTTAGGTGGATAA
- a CDS encoding serine/threonine-protein kinase: MAEKRKEEGYSKKLAHFCDEVSNFSETPIIDNIKDCFERYSELDFLNEGGAKVIYRCLDNYTGREVAMAKLKDNSIPTRKERFLQEAQLTSSLQHPNIVPVYDLGLEDELPWFTMKFISGRSLYEILEEDKKNQLSPNDKLSRNLDYFLKVCDAIAYAHSKGVLHLDLKPDNIQIGNYGDLVVCDWGLANILAENCDENMLQFYSFNPFDKESVTIDGMIKGSPGYMAPEQASYKKAKKSEATDIFALGAILYTILCYEKPFKGPDLNQVLSNTCEGLYPTARKLNPASPEALEAICRKAMAVKPEDRYSSVLELQKEVLSYREGFATNAENAGIIKLLNLWIKRNKIVSALGGFSALLIIIFTVIYFEKINLEKENARQQAENSLQLAEKMRLEKDYAIKINKKAAPRFFERAQLAYSTFNIDDAVNFCGSAVELNPELTEAWHLKAELHFIKEEFNQALAALVHTKQNSALLKICDEFREVKNDDSIKLDPTDRLILIKRLRELKLNPLSIRYIHYKANSTMELDERIDFAYQTTLIMNNLKRMNFSYNKETRLLSLSNNKSLKTALAFQNFPAKSTDLSHSSISDFTSITSQKLHSLNISSTSISSLRHLTGHLNLLRELKLSDTAIRSLLPIRNSQIESLDISWTDINTLQHLDSLANLKKITIHAGQFKKGELKKLQSLYEVTIKEKKN; the protein is encoded by the coding sequence ATGGCTGAAAAACGCAAAGAAGAAGGCTACAGCAAAAAGCTCGCTCACTTTTGTGACGAAGTTTCCAATTTCTCCGAAACTCCCATCATCGATAATATCAAGGACTGCTTCGAACGCTACAGCGAGCTCGACTTCCTCAATGAGGGGGGTGCTAAAGTCATCTATCGTTGCCTCGACAACTACACTGGTCGTGAAGTCGCCATGGCCAAACTCAAAGACAATTCAATCCCCACTCGAAAAGAACGCTTCCTGCAAGAAGCCCAGTTAACTTCCTCTCTGCAGCACCCCAATATTGTTCCCGTCTACGACCTCGGGCTTGAGGATGAACTTCCTTGGTTCACCATGAAATTTATTTCTGGGCGCTCGCTCTACGAAATCCTTGAAGAAGATAAGAAGAATCAACTTTCCCCCAACGATAAACTCAGTCGCAACCTCGATTACTTTCTCAAAGTTTGCGATGCGATCGCTTATGCGCACTCCAAAGGGGTCTTGCACTTGGACCTCAAGCCTGACAATATTCAGATCGGCAATTATGGTGACTTGGTTGTTTGTGATTGGGGTTTAGCCAATATTTTGGCTGAGAACTGCGATGAAAACATGTTGCAGTTTTACTCATTTAATCCCTTTGATAAAGAGTCTGTTACCATTGATGGCATGATAAAAGGTTCGCCAGGTTACATGGCACCCGAACAGGCTTCCTATAAAAAAGCAAAAAAGAGTGAGGCTACCGATATCTTTGCCCTCGGAGCCATTCTCTATACAATTTTGTGCTACGAAAAACCTTTCAAAGGGCCTGACCTTAATCAGGTCCTGTCCAATACTTGTGAAGGTCTTTACCCTACTGCCAGGAAACTAAACCCCGCAAGTCCTGAAGCTCTAGAAGCCATTTGCCGTAAAGCCATGGCAGTGAAGCCTGAGGATCGTTATAGCTCTGTACTCGAGCTACAAAAGGAAGTTCTCAGTTATCGCGAAGGTTTTGCGACTAACGCAGAAAATGCCGGAATAATCAAGCTATTAAACTTATGGATTAAGCGCAATAAAATCGTCAGTGCCCTCGGAGGCTTTTCCGCCCTACTCATCATTATTTTCACTGTTATCTACTTCGAGAAAATTAATCTCGAAAAAGAAAATGCTCGCCAACAAGCTGAGAACTCACTTCAGCTCGCAGAAAAAATGCGTCTTGAAAAAGATTATGCGATTAAGATTAACAAAAAGGCTGCTCCACGTTTTTTTGAGCGAGCTCAATTGGCTTATTCCACTTTTAATATCGATGACGCCGTTAACTTTTGCGGCAGTGCCGTTGAACTCAATCCTGAACTGACTGAGGCCTGGCACCTAAAAGCCGAGCTTCACTTCATCAAAGAGGAGTTTAACCAGGCCCTTGCAGCTCTAGTTCATACAAAGCAGAATAGCGCCTTGCTTAAAATCTGTGATGAGTTCCGCGAAGTTAAAAATGATGACTCCATAAAATTGGATCCCACTGACCGACTCATTTTAATTAAAAGACTTCGTGAATTGAAATTAAACCCTCTATCTATTCGCTACATTCACTACAAGGCCAATTCCACTATGGAACTTGATGAGCGCATTGACTTTGCCTATCAGACGACACTCATCATGAATAATCTCAAACGTATGAATTTCTCTTATAATAAGGAAACACGCCTATTAAGTCTCTCTAACAACAAGTCATTAAAAACCGCTCTTGCCTTTCAAAATTTCCCTGCAAAAAGCACCGATTTATCCCATAGCTCTATTAGTGATTTTACCTCAATCACTAGTCAAAAGCTGCATAGTTTAAACATAAGTTCTACAAGTATTTCAAGTTTAAGGCACCTTACTGGACATCTAAATTTACTGCGTGAACTCAAGCTTTCCGACACCGCTATTCGCAGTCTGCTCCCCATTAGAAATAGCCAAATTGAATCACTAGATATCAGCTGGACCGATATCAACACACTTCAACATTTGGATAGCTTAGCTAATCTAAAAAAAATCACTATTCATGCGGGCCAGTTTAAAAAGGGGGAGCTCAAGAAACTCCAATCCCTTTACGAAGTCACCATAAAAGAAAAAAAGAACTAA